The following are encoded in a window of Staphylococcus piscifermentans genomic DNA:
- the fabG gene encoding 3-oxoacyl-[acyl-carrier-protein] reductase yields MSKSALVTGASRGIGRSIALQLADEGYNVAVNYAGNKEKAEAVVEEIKGKGVDAFAIQANVANPDEVKEMIQEVVSKFGSLDVLVNNAGITRDNLLMRMKEQEWDDVIDTNLKGVFNCIQKATRQMMKQRSGAIINLTSVVGAVGNPGQANYVATKAGVIGLTKTAARELASRGITVNAVAPGFIVSDMTDALNDDLKEQMKSQIPLGRFGEDTDIANTVAFLASDKAKYITGQTIHVNGGMFME; encoded by the coding sequence ATGAGTAAAAGTGCATTAGTAACAGGTGCTTCTAGAGGTATCGGCCGCAGTATTGCTTTGCAATTAGCGGATGAAGGCTACAATGTAGCGGTCAACTATGCTGGTAATAAAGAGAAAGCAGAAGCGGTTGTGGAAGAAATCAAGGGCAAAGGTGTAGATGCTTTTGCGATTCAAGCTAACGTAGCCAATCCCGATGAAGTTAAAGAAATGATTCAAGAAGTCGTTTCAAAATTCGGTTCATTAGATGTTCTTGTCAATAATGCAGGTATTACACGTGACAACTTATTAATGCGTATGAAAGAGCAAGAATGGGATGACGTGATTGATACGAACTTGAAAGGTGTCTTCAACTGTATCCAAAAAGCGACACGTCAAATGATGAAACAACGCAGTGGCGCTATCATCAACTTAACAAGTGTAGTAGGCGCAGTCGGCAATCCTGGACAAGCGAACTACGTAGCCACTAAAGCAGGTGTTATCGGGTTAACGAAAACAGCAGCTCGCGAACTTGCATCACGTGGTATTACAGTGAATGCTGTGGCACCAGGTTTCATCGTATCTGATATGACAGATGCTTTGAATGATGACCTTAAAGAACAAATGAAATCTCAAATTCCGCTTGGTCGTTTCGGTGAAGATACAGATATTGCAAATACAGTTGCTTTCTTAGCGTCTGATAAAGCTAAATATATCACTGGCCAAACGATTCATGTCAACGGCGGCATGTTCATGGAATAA
- the fabD gene encoding ACP S-malonyltransferase, protein MGKTAIIFPGQGAQKAGMAKDLYQVDAQATEILDQAQQAVDFDLLETMFTDEEGKLGETENTQPALLTHSIALLNALENVDADYTMGHSLGEYSSLAAAKVLSFEDAVKIVRKRGELMAQAFPSGVGSMAAVLGLDYDEVAKICEELSEEGSIIEPANINSPGQIVVSGHKTAIDRIVEQGKSLGAKRVLPLNVSGPFHSSMMQVIEKDFEDYINQFEWHDAEIPVVQNYHAQAETDAEVIKQNMVKQLYSPVQFIKSTEWLIDQGVDHFIEIGPGKVLSGLIKKINRDVKLTSIQTLEDVKGWNENE, encoded by the coding sequence ATGGGCAAGACGGCCATTATTTTTCCTGGACAAGGTGCACAAAAAGCCGGTATGGCAAAAGACTTATACCAAGTTGATGCACAAGCGACAGAAATCCTAGATCAAGCACAACAAGCAGTAGACTTTGACTTGTTAGAAACAATGTTTACAGACGAAGAAGGTAAATTAGGAGAAACAGAGAATACGCAACCTGCATTGTTGACACACAGTATCGCTTTATTGAATGCTTTGGAAAACGTTGACGCAGATTATACAATGGGACATAGCTTGGGAGAATATTCTAGTTTAGCCGCAGCCAAAGTGCTTTCTTTTGAAGATGCAGTTAAAATCGTTCGCAAAAGAGGCGAATTGATGGCACAGGCATTCCCAAGTGGTGTCGGCAGCATGGCAGCAGTACTTGGCTTAGATTATGATGAAGTGGCTAAAATTTGTGAAGAATTGTCTGAAGAAGGTTCAATCATCGAACCTGCCAATATCAATTCACCGGGTCAAATTGTAGTTTCAGGACATAAAACAGCTATCGACCGCATTGTCGAACAAGGTAAATCACTAGGTGCGAAACGTGTATTGCCATTAAATGTTTCTGGCCCGTTCCACTCATCTATGATGCAAGTGATTGAAAAAGACTTTGAAGATTATATTAATCAATTTGAATGGCATGATGCTGAAATTCCAGTAGTACAGAATTATCACGCGCAAGCAGAAACAGATGCGGAAGTTATTAAACAAAATATGGTGAAACAACTTTACTCACCAGTTCAATTTATCAAATCAACAGAATGGTTAATCGATCAAGGTGTTGACCACTTTATCGAAATCGGACCTGGCAAAGTATTGTCTGGTTTAATCAAGAAAATCAACAGAGATGTTAAATTAACTTCGATTCAAACACTCGAAGATGTTAAAGGATGGAATGAAAATGAGTAA
- a CDS encoding acyl carrier protein → MENFDKVKDIIVDRLGVDADKVTEDASFKDDLGADSLDIAELVMELEDEFGTEIPDEEAEKINTVGDAVNFINNLDK, encoded by the coding sequence GTGGAAAACTTCGATAAAGTTAAAGATATCATCGTAGACCGTTTAGGTGTAGATGCTGACAAAGTAACTGAAGATGCATCTTTCAAAGATGATTTAGGCGCTGACTCACTTGACATCGCTGAATTAGTGATGGAATTAGAAGATGAATTCGGTACTGAAATCCCTGATGAAGAAGCTGAAAAAATCAATACAGTTGGTGACGCAGTTAATTTCATCAACAACCTTGATAAATAA
- the rnc gene encoding ribonuclease III, which produces MQMLNLNYDNLPLYQQAFSHSSFINDFNMNRLDHNERLEFLGDAVLELTVSRYLFDKYPELPEGNLTKMRATIVCEPSLVIFANKIHLNELILLGKGEEKTGGRTRPSLVSDAFEAFVGALYLDQGLKAVWQFAEEVIFPHVEDDELMGVVDFKTQFQELIHRLSKGNVTYRLIHEEGPAHHRLFTSEVLLEDEAVATGQGRTKKESEQKAAEKAYNTMKKQ; this is translated from the coding sequence ATGCAGATGCTAAATTTAAACTACGATAATTTACCTCTTTACCAACAAGCATTTTCACATTCAAGCTTTATTAATGATTTCAACATGAATCGTCTCGACCACAATGAGCGTTTGGAATTTCTTGGAGATGCGGTATTAGAATTGACGGTTTCACGCTATTTATTCGATAAGTACCCAGAATTACCAGAAGGCAACTTAACTAAAATGCGCGCGACAATTGTATGTGAACCCTCACTTGTAATATTTGCGAATAAAATCCACTTAAATGAACTCATCTTATTAGGAAAAGGTGAAGAAAAAACAGGAGGACGCACTAGACCTTCATTAGTGTCAGATGCCTTTGAAGCCTTCGTAGGCGCTTTATATTTAGACCAAGGTCTAAAAGCAGTTTGGCAGTTCGCAGAAGAAGTCATCTTCCCGCATGTAGAAGATGATGAACTAATGGGAGTAGTGGATTTTAAAACGCAATTCCAAGAATTAATTCACCGTCTCAGCAAAGGAAATGTAACCTATCGCTTAATTCATGAAGAAGGACCAGCCCATCATCGTCTGTTCACTTCAGAAGTATTATTAGAAGATGAAGCTGTAGCGACAGGCCAAGGCAGAACGAAGAAAGAATCAGAACAAAAAGCTGCCGAAAAAGCATATAATACTATGAAAAAGCAATAA